The following DNA comes from Triticum aestivum cultivar Chinese Spring chromosome 3D, IWGSC CS RefSeq v2.1, whole genome shotgun sequence.
taagttctcgtcggaaaccctgatactccgaaagagattgtgcagtttgtacacgaggtgcgtccagttttcgccgtgagcctctctactcttttgcacatgctatgcgggcgaaatgatgataccatgccaagttccaacattttcagagttcattttgtagtgattttcaatttcaccgtcatttagctccctaaacaaatcgataaatgactgaaaaacaacaaattatgtcagaacgtgttggaaattgattacgtcgctttgaatgatgcatactgaacgcaaaaataggctggagttcaaataagtttaaaaaacattgaagtgcccgtataacagatgagttctcgtccgaaaccctgatactccgaaagagattgtccagtctgtacacgaggtgcgtccagttttcgccgtgaccctctctactcttttgcacatgctatgcgggcgaaatcaagttccaacattttcagagttcattttgtagtgattttcaatttcaccgtcatttagctccctaaacagatcggtaaatgactgaaaaacagcaaattatgtcagaacgtgttggaaattgatgacgtcgctttgaaagatgcatactgaacgcaaaaataggttggagttcaaataagtttaaaaaatattgaagtgcccgtgtaacagatgagttctcgtccgaaaccctgatactccgaaagagattgtccagtttgtacacgaggtgcgtccagttttcgccgtgaccgtctctactcttttgcacatgctatgagggcgaaatgatgataccatgccaagttccaacattttcagagttcattttgtagtgattttcaatttcaccgtcatttagctccctaaacaaatcggtaaatgactgaaaaacagcaaatgatgtcagaacgtgttggaaattgatgacgtcgctttgaatgatgcatactgaacgcaaaaataggctggagttcaaataagtttaaaaaacattgaagtgcccgtgtaacagatgagttctcgtccgaaaccctgatactccgaaagagattgtccagtttgtacacgaggtgcgtccagttttcgccgtgaccctctctactcttttgcacatgctatgcgggcgaaatgatgataccatgccaagttccaacattttcagagttcattttgtagtgattttcaatttcaccgtcatttagctccctaaacaaatcggtaaatgactgaaaaacagcaaatgatgtcagaacgtgttggaaattgatgacgtcgctttgaatgatgcatactgaatgcaaaaataggctggagttcaaataagtttaaaaaacattgaagtgcccgtgtaacagatgagttctcgtccgaaaccctgatactccgaaagagattgtccagtttgtacacgaggtgcgtccagttttcgccgtgaccctctctactcttttgcacatgctatgcgggcgaaatgatgataccatgccaagttccaacattttcagagttcattttgtagtgattttcaatttcaccgtcatttagctccctaaacaaatcggtaaatgactgaaaaacagcaaatgatgtcagaacatgttggaaattgatgacgtcgctttgaatgatgcatactgaacgcaaaaataggctggagttcaaataagtttaaaaaacattgaagtgcccgtgtaacagatgagttctcgtccgaaaccctgatactccgaaagagattgtccagtttgtacacgaggtgcgtccagttttcgccgtgaccctctctactcttttgcacatgctatgcgggcgaaatgataccatgccaagttccaacattttcagagttcattttgtagtgattttcaatttcaccgtcatttagctccctaaacaaatcggtaaatgactgaaaaacagcaaatgatgtcagaacgtgttggaaattgatgacgtcgctttgaatgatgcatactgaacgcaaaaataggctggagttcaaataagtttaaaaaacattgaagtgcccgtgtaacagatgagttctcgtccgaaaccctgatactccgaaagagattgtccagtttgtacacgaggtgcgtccagttttcgccgtgaccctctctactcttttgcacatgctatgcgggcgaaatgatgataccatgccaagttccaacattttcagagttcattttgtagtgattttcaatttcaccgtcatttagctccctaaacaaatcggtaaatgactgaaaaacagcaaatgatgtcagaacgtgttggaaattgatgacgtcgctttgaatgatgcatactgaacgcaaaaataggctggatttcaaataagtttaaaaaacattgaagtgcccgtgtaacagatgagttctcgtccgaaaccctgatactccgaaagagattgtccagtttgtacatgaggtgcgtccagttttcgccgtgaccctctctactcttttgcacatgctatgtgggcgaaatgatgataccatgccaagttccaacattttcagagttcattttgtagtgattttcaatttcaccgtcatttagctccctaaacaaatcggtaaatgactgaaaaacaggaaatgatgtcagaacgtgttggaaattgatgacgtcgctttgaatgatgcatactgaatgcaaaaataggctggagttcaaataagtttaaaaaacattgaagtgcccgtgtaacagatgagttcttgtccgaaaccctgatactccgaaagagattgtccagtttgtacacgaggtgcgtccagtttacgccgtgaccctctctactcttttgcacatgctatgcgggcgaaatgatgataccatgccaagttccaacattttcagagttcattttgtagtgattttcaatttcaccgtcatttagctccctaaacaaatcggtaaatgactgaaaaacagcaaatgatgtcagaacgtgttggaaattgatgacgtcgctttgaatgatgcatactgaacgcaaaaataggctggagttcaaataagtttaaaaaacattgaagtgcccgtgtaacagatgagttctcgtcggaaaccctgatactccgaaagagattgtccagtttgtacacgaggtgcgtccagttttcgccgtgacctctctactcttttgcacatgctatgcgggcgaaatgatgataccatgccaagttccaacattttcagagttcattttgtagtgattttcaatttcaccgtcatttagctccctaaacaaatcggtaaatgactgaaaaacagcaaatgatgtcagaacgtgttggaaattgatgacgtcgctttgaatgatgcatactgaacgcaaaaataggctggagttcaaatatgtttaaaaaacattgaagtgcccgtgtaacaaatgtgttctcgtccgaaaccctgatactccgaaagagattgtccaatttgtacacgaggtgcgtccagttttcgccgtgaccctctctactcttttgcacatgctatgcgggcgaaatgatgataccatgccaagttccaacatttcagagttcattttgtagtgattttcaatttcaccgtcatttagctctctaaacaaatcggtaaatgactgaaaaacagcaaatgatgtcagaacgtgttggaaattgatgacgtcgctttgaatgatgcatactgagtgcaaaaataggctagagttcaaacgactgaaaaacagcaaatgatgtcagaacgtgttggaaattgatgacgtcgcttttaatggtgtgtacggaacgcaaaaaagtctggagttgtaataagtttaaaaaaatgaagtgcccatgtaacagatgagttctcgtcagaaaccctgatacttcgaaagagattgtccagtttgtacacgaagtgcgtccagtttttgccgtaatacaagaagtccggagttgtaataagttattaaagataaaaaagaggcacaatgctcgttaattagcttcaagccttttggaatagtgcaaactgcactgcacatagcttcgtgcagtctacactattcctcaaggcttaaagctaagtaacatgcagatgagcattgcgcctcttcttcatcgtctctgcactcagggcttataaaccgctcctagtgcctctctcttcgcgaggtgggactaaaaaacagcttactaagaaactatagtaccggttcatggcacgaaccggtactaaaggtgcctgtgggaccccagcctgaccacagcctgacacagcatcattagtaccggttcgtgacacgaaccggtacaaaaggttgctcacgaaccggtactaatgatctccgcccgcctagccgtttgaaccggcactaatggacacatttgtgccggctcaaaatcaaaccggcactaatgtgcttcacacttgaccctttttctactagtgtgtgtatATCTAACTATATTGTTATTTCAAAAATATAGCGCATGCAGTGTTTTTCGGAGTGGCTATTATGAGGGCATCTCCAATGATGATGATGTACTGATGCTTTGGAATTTTTCTGGAAGCAGACTTTTGCTTGGTGATGTCTTTCCCATGGATGCTGATGTGCGCTTCGGATTTATCTTCTGTATTTGTAATTGTGGTTTGGCTCAAGGTTTTGCGCTGGTAGCTTCTAATGTTGTTGAGTTTAATACTTTGGTGGTTTGTGTAATATGTTTGTGTCCGCCCTTGTTTGTGGCGTTGGAGTCTAGGTTCTTCATCTGGTGAGCTGTTTTTCCCCCGATGTTTTGCCTCTTGCTTTGATGATGTTTTTAGCTTTGTTGTAGTTGCTGGTGGGAGTTAGTTTGtaagatacgaaccaaatgatttctttaatagaaatcagagagGAAGGTTCTCTTTTGCTTTAAAAAATGGAAGTTCATTGAATTTGCAATTTGGGTAAGTTAGTTTTGTGGATGGGGGAAACGGCCGGATGAAAAAAGACACTGGAGGAAGAAGATAAAAAAGACGACGGTTGGATCTTAGTCTACCGGCACAGTGATTGATCTATGTGAATACCTTTGGTCTCGATTGATTGTCGGTGCTCTTGGAGTTGGATTGTGGGTCTCTTGAGGAATTCAGATGCCCGAAATGGATGAAAAACGTGAATGTGAAGTGGCTGACTTGTCATGCTCAGCTCCAAACCCTTTTGGGGTACCAAACCCCTAGGGCATTCAATCCACCTAGGGATTGGGTGATCCCCACTCCCTCACCCAATCCATGTAGGGATTAAACCTCTAGATCCCCTCAATCCCTCACTCACTCAATCATGTTCCGTTAAACCCCTGCTAGGAGGTAGCCGCTGCCGCCAAGTTCGCATTGGGCTTCGCCCTTCCGAGAGTTCACCTCGAGGTACCACGTGGTTTGTTTCCACGGGGTGAGGTGACGATTATGTTTCTCTATCTTTTTTGGCGTTGATTGAAGGGGTTTCGGTTTGGGAACAGCCCACATGGGGCTTAACTGAACCCGCATGAACGGATGGGCTGAGGTACACCACGGCGGAGGTGATCCCTGTGGACCCCTCGTGGATTGACCAGGGAACACCGCGTGTATGGGCGTAACCGGACAAGCACTTACACATCTGCATATAACCAGTTTTTCAATTAAAAAACTGGGAGTAACCAAATATGCACTCGGGTTATATGGTACGCTTCAGAGTCATTGCACCCAATATACCAAAAAAGTCCCTAGTATATTATTTAGGCACCAGATATGCGTAAGTTACATAAAATTTATTTAGGGCCTCTATTCAATTGTCTATGCATCATCATTACAAATTTTGTACTACTACTACCATGTAACAATTGAATGAATGAATGAGCGAAGGGGCTATATGCAAGACGGAACTGGTACTCCAGGGAGTATATGCTTGGGTCCAGGGTCAGGCGCTCTAGCTCATCATGATCTTGAACTCGTCGAAGCTGAGCACGCCGTCGCCATCAAGGTCAAACCGGCAGATCATGGCGCGGCACTCGCCGGCGCCCCGCTCGGCCCCGAGCCTGCCGAGCATCCGCCCCAGGCTGGCCGGCGTAATGCACCCCTGCCCCTCCATCTCGTACATCCCGAATGCCTCCCTCAGCGCCCGGATCCTTAGCTCGTCGTCCTCCTGCCCCGCGTCGCCCGCCCAGGCCGCCTGCTGCGCCAGCTCGAGGAACTCAGCCTCGCACAAGAGCCCGTCGCCGTCCGCGTCCGCCGACGCCACCAATGCCTCAGCCTCCTCGACGGGCATGTCCTCGCCCAGCGTCGCCCGCATGCACCCCCGCAGCTCCGCGGCCGAGATCCTGCCGTCCGCGTCCCGGTCCAGTGATAAGAAGAGCGCCCTCAGCTCGCCCGTGTTTGTGGCAACCATTCTCGCCGGATGCTTTAGTAGTAGATCTTGAGTTCTTGACCCTGCCTGTGCTTCCTAGATCCTCTGCTTTGCTATAGAGCTGAAGGTTGGTGCTGCATGATCTTGGAGGTGCGCGTGTGCATATATACTCATGGCGCGACGCGGTCCTTGGAAGCTTCATGGCATGCCGGGAGGGAGGAGAGATGCCGTGGTCACCGTGGACGTACGTACAAGCCGTTTGGCGAGTTGGACGATGgcaggtttttctttttcttctgggTGGTCAACGACGGCAGGTTAGTAGTCTTCTCCAGGAAATGGATGCGAAGCTTTCGTGGGGGACGTACGTGACTTTGGCGTGACGGCCGATCGAGATTGTTGTCGAGGAGAAAAGCAGGGAAGGCACGGGGAAAATCTGCTTCGGGGAGTGAAAAGTTCGAGGTTGGCTGCGCGTGCGGTCCGACTTGGCAGGGTTGACGTGGGAGTCGTGTGCGTTTGTTTTGCCGAGAAACTGTGGGCGCCGCCTCCGCGTTTGGCGTGCGTGCGCGGGTTACTTCCGAAAAAGTTTTTTTACCGGTGCTTGGAGCTACCGGTGAAGTCCCAACCAATCAAATGCTTCCAGCTAACTTTGTGTGGGCCAACTATTCAATGGTATAGTGTTGTATTTGGCTAGTATCTGGTCCATTAGGTCAAATCAATATCAGACCCAACCGTACTACTGAGTGCGTCTTTTATGCCTAGCCATGCATGCATGTTGTCAGCCCACTTCACCCACAGAAAAGGCAAACATTTTATATATCTTGGAAGATATTAATTCATTAATATATTTTGAATAAAAAATTCATTTtcaaatatttttacatatttgaatTCCCGACTACGTGATCTTTAAAATAAGATCAAActtgaatacatttcgaacgagttcAAAATTcatgcaacatatttcactcatttgtaataaacaaatttcactcatttctttaaaaatgatttaacttctttatttcactcatttctaaaTACTCATTTCAGTCATTccaaaacacatatttcaatcatttgacaaaattggtttcactcatttcaaaaaacggatttcactaCGTTCAATTCAAAGACAGTGTTCACtaaattgagatgtgaaacttgttatttgaatacattttgACCGAGTTTAAAATtgttgcaacatatttcactcatttcttgAAAATTgatttaacttgtttatttcactcatttctaaatacttatttcagtcatttcaaaacacatatttcaatcatttgaCAAAATTGGTTTCACTCATTAAAAAaaggatttcactcctttcaattcaaagacagtgttcactcaattgagatgtgaaacttgttatttgaatgcATTTTGAACGAGTTTAAAATtgttgcaacatatttcactcatttcttgAAAATTgatttaacttgtttatttcactcatttcaaaatacttatttcagtcttttcaaaacacatatttcaatcatttgaaataATTGGTTTCACTCATTAAAAAAaaggatttcactcctttcaattcaaagacagtgttcactcaattgagatgtgaaacttgttacttgaatacatttcgaacgagtttaaaattctagcaacatatttcactcatttttaATAAACAAATTTCACTCATCTCTTAAAAAATGATTTAGCTTGTTTATTTCacttatttcagtcatttcaaaacacatatttcaatcatttgaaaaaatggtttcactcatttcaaaaaacggatttcactcctttcaattcaaagacagtgTTCACTCgattgagatgtgaaacttgtgattttaatacatttcgaacgagtttaaaat
Coding sequences within:
- the LOC123075730 gene encoding probable calcium-binding protein CML31 translates to MVATNTGELRALFLSLDRDADGRISAAELRGCMRATLGEDMPVEEAEALVASADADGDGLLCEAEFLELAQQAAWAGDAGQEDDELRIRALREAFGMYEMEGQGCITPASLGRMLGRLGAERGAGECRAMICRFDLDGDGVLSFDEFKIMMS